A genome region from Natronobeatus ordinarius includes the following:
- a CDS encoding enoyl-CoA hydratase/isomerase family protein encodes MTVPEGPVDGAEKIEAVADDCETVHASVGDRVPGVATVTIDRPDARNALNAQVRAELKDVMGAVSDSDVRVVVLTGADEAKAFVAGADVGEFRDRDALTQREFSKRPRVYEVVDDLPQPVIGRLNGHALGGGCELAQACDVRIAHERAKIGQPEINLGIMPGGGGTQRLPRLVGEGQAMRLILSGELIDAEEAREIGLVDEVCADSEGLDEAVYDLAESMAEKSPVALEFAKQAVKASSRMGLEQGIEYEAELFAQLFATADKNEGIDAFFEDRDPEWQGR; translated from the coding sequence AAGATCGAGGCCGTCGCCGACGACTGCGAGACGGTCCACGCGTCGGTCGGCGACCGCGTCCCCGGCGTCGCGACCGTGACGATCGACCGACCGGACGCGCGCAACGCGCTCAACGCACAAGTTCGCGCGGAGTTGAAGGACGTGATGGGCGCCGTGTCCGACAGTGACGTTCGCGTCGTCGTCCTCACGGGTGCCGACGAGGCCAAGGCGTTCGTCGCCGGCGCCGACGTCGGCGAGTTCCGCGACCGCGACGCGTTGACGCAACGTGAGTTCTCGAAACGGCCGCGCGTCTACGAGGTCGTCGACGACCTGCCCCAGCCCGTGATCGGTCGGCTCAACGGCCACGCGCTCGGTGGCGGCTGTGAACTCGCCCAGGCCTGTGACGTCCGCATCGCCCACGAGCGTGCGAAGATCGGCCAGCCCGAGATCAACCTCGGGATCATGCCCGGCGGCGGCGGAACCCAGCGCCTCCCCAGGCTCGTCGGCGAGGGACAGGCCATGCGGCTGATCCTCTCCGGCGAGTTGATCGACGCCGAGGAGGCCCGCGAGATCGGCCTGGTCGATGAGGTCTGTGCCGACTCCGAGGGACTCGACGAGGCGGTCTACGACCTCGCCGAGTCGATGGCCGAAAAGAGCCCCGTCGCCCTCGAGTTCGCCAAGCAGGCGGTGAAGGCGAGTTCGCGGATGGGGCTCGAGCAGGGCATCGAGTACGAGGCCGAACTGTTCGCCCAGCTGTTCGCCACCGCGGACAAGAACGAGGGCATCGATGCCTTCTTCGAGGACCGCGACCCCGAGTGGCAGGGGCGGTAG
- a CDS encoding MFS transporter: MNYWSTLRYRRWIIWGTLAAVFLLVNLYRLSSAVLADRLMVAFDTSGAALGTLHASFFYVYALMQLPAGILADRAGPKRTATGGAIVLNVGAVGFALANSYPLAFLSRALIGLGGAVIFISMLRFAASWFREEEFATMNGLSIAVAGLGGILATTPLAVAATTFGWRETTLGLGVIGLGFAAVVYLVADDKPEDAGFEPVGDADSEPLTLGDVLENLRLVLGERETWITSVMLFCSTGMLITLLGLWGVPYVVQTYDVSVTAASWYTLLGSFGLLIGPPAFGWLSDRLERRALLIVIGGVGYVVGFGVLAVVGQPPRAVVAVVYFGAGFLLGAYTLSYALIKERHPTSASGVSTSTVNGAGFLGAALFPTVLGYVLDVYWTGELVAGARIYTELGYQVSFGIATLASVIALGCSLWLYRQDPLA, encoded by the coding sequence GTGAACTACTGGTCGACGCTCCGCTACAGACGGTGGATCATCTGGGGGACGCTCGCGGCCGTCTTCCTGCTGGTGAACCTTTACCGACTCTCCTCGGCCGTGCTGGCCGATCGGCTGATGGTCGCGTTCGACACGAGCGGCGCCGCCCTCGGCACGTTACACGCCTCCTTTTTCTACGTGTACGCGCTGATGCAGCTGCCGGCGGGAATCCTCGCGGATCGGGCCGGGCCGAAGCGCACCGCGACCGGGGGAGCGATCGTGCTCAACGTCGGGGCGGTCGGCTTCGCGCTCGCGAACAGTTACCCGCTCGCCTTTCTCTCGCGGGCGCTGATCGGTCTCGGCGGCGCGGTGATCTTCATCTCGATGCTGCGGTTCGCTGCGAGCTGGTTCCGCGAGGAGGAGTTCGCGACGATGAACGGCCTCAGCATCGCCGTCGCCGGCCTCGGGGGCATCCTCGCGACGACGCCGCTCGCGGTCGCCGCGACGACGTTCGGCTGGCGCGAGACGACGCTGGGCCTCGGCGTGATCGGGCTGGGATTCGCCGCCGTCGTCTACCTGGTCGCCGACGACAAGCCCGAAGACGCCGGCTTCGAGCCGGTCGGCGACGCCGATTCGGAGCCGCTGACGCTCGGAGACGTCCTCGAGAACCTGCGGCTCGTCCTCGGGGAGCGAGAAACGTGGATCACGAGCGTCATGCTCTTCTGCTCGACGGGGATGCTCATCACCCTGCTCGGGCTGTGGGGCGTCCCCTACGTCGTTCAGACGTACGACGTCTCGGTGACGGCCGCCTCCTGGTACACCCTACTCGGCAGCTTCGGGCTCCTGATCGGCCCGCCCGCGTTCGGCTGGCTCTCGGACCGACTCGAGCGCCGCGCGCTCCTGATCGTGATCGGCGGCGTCGGCTACGTCGTCGGTTTCGGCGTCCTCGCGGTCGTCGGCCAGCCCCCGCGGGCGGTCGTCGCGGTCGTCTACTTCGGCGCCGGGTTCCTGCTCGGGGCGTACACGTTGAGCTACGCGCTGATCAAAGAACGCCACCCGACCAGCGCGAGCGGCGTCTCCACGTCGACCGTCAACGGCGCGGGCTTTCTCGGTGCTGCGCTGTTCCCCACGGTCCTCGGCTACGTCCTCGACGTCTACTGGACCGGGGAACTGGTCGCCGGCGCGCGGATCTACACGGAACTTGGCTACCAGGTTTCCTTCGGGATCGCGACACTCGCCAGTGTCATCGCCCTGGGCTGTAGCCTCTGGCTCTACCGGCAGGATCCGCTGGCTTGA
- a CDS encoding type II toxin-antitoxin system PemK/MazF family toxin has translation MTEDSTVVYEHGDVVYGSDPYKGAGAARPWLVVSNHEGRPFHGEQYITLALTTRTWMDGLLEIEPHHWIRGGTSDDSRIVPWGVQLLGSDDIDFWQGRIDGSLVGEAVESLVEYVQR, from the coding sequence GTGACCGAGGATTCCACGGTCGTCTACGAGCACGGTGACGTCGTGTACGGGAGCGATCCGTACAAGGGAGCGGGCGCCGCACGCCCGTGGCTCGTCGTTTCGAATCACGAGGGACGACCGTTTCACGGGGAGCAGTACATCACCCTCGCACTGACCACCAGGACGTGGATGGATGGACTGCTCGAGATCGAGCCCCACCACTGGATTCGTGGCGGAACTTCGGACGACAGCCGGATCGTGCCGTGGGGTGTCCAATTGCTCGGATCTGACGACATCGACTTCTGGCAGGGTCGAATCGATGGCTCGCTCGTCGGTGAGGCCGTCGAGTCGCTCGTCGAATACGTCCAGAGGTGA
- a CDS encoding MarR family transcriptional regulator — MAIDRETFERSTEDELRELSVTDQVLGFLAANEDRAFKAAEIARRTDLDEGAVSTALTRLKKRSLVEHKGTYWAITTDERRLEEHDGYARATALFNEQLGPEDRDEWKEHAPDEPHPSQTEGEE, encoded by the coding sequence ATGGCAATCGATCGGGAAACCTTCGAGCGATCGACCGAGGACGAGCTCAGGGAATTGTCAGTTACAGATCAGGTGCTCGGTTTTCTCGCAGCGAACGAGGATCGGGCCTTCAAGGCGGCCGAGATTGCGAGGCGAACCGACCTCGACGAGGGGGCAGTGAGCACCGCGCTCACACGCCTGAAGAAGCGAAGCCTCGTCGAGCACAAGGGAACGTACTGGGCGATTACGACCGACGAGCGACGCCTCGAGGAACACGACGGCTACGCCCGCGCGACCGCGCTGTTCAACGAGCAACTGGGACCGGAGGATCGAGACGAGTGGAAAGAACACGCTCCAGACGAACCCCATCCCAGCCAAACGGAGGGAGAGGAGTGA
- a CDS encoding HD domain-containing protein, producing MTDYETQVRAAYPELESIADDELRDQVVEAWTLGLERGGWQDVADIPYAWNIHEVTNVEHVRGVTKIALESARIQREFHGADPDEDVIVAACLLHDVGKCYEYVDFVDAELLEGTDRDRYATEEIPHSISGYALAHEVGCPLEVQRAIPHFLGEVPKRTLEAELVKSANSASSNAITQATMGITLKEWVKQYSQTQE from the coding sequence ATGACTGACTACGAGACGCAGGTCCGGGCGGCCTACCCCGAACTCGAGTCCATCGCCGACGACGAGCTCCGCGACCAGGTCGTCGAGGCGTGGACCCTCGGCCTCGAGCGCGGCGGCTGGCAGGACGTTGCGGACATCCCCTACGCGTGGAATATCCACGAGGTCACGAACGTCGAGCACGTCCGCGGGGTGACGAAGATCGCCCTCGAGTCCGCGCGAATCCAGCGCGAGTTCCACGGCGCCGACCCCGACGAGGACGTGATCGTCGCCGCCTGCTTACTCCACGACGTGGGCAAGTGCTACGAGTACGTCGACTTCGTCGACGCCGAGCTCCTCGAGGGCACGGACCGCGACCGCTACGCCACCGAGGAGATCCCCCACTCCATCTCCGGCTACGCGCTGGCCCACGAGGTCGGCTGCCCCCTCGAGGTCCAGCGGGCGATCCCCCACTTCCTCGGAGAGGTGCCGAAACGGACGCTCGAGGCCGAACTGGTCAAGTCGGCGAACTCGGCGTCCTCGAACGCCATCACGCAGGCGACGATGGGGATCACCCTAAAAGAGTGGGTGAAACAGTACAGCCAGACGCAGGAGTAG
- a CDS encoding EthD domain-containing protein, translating into MYKHVALLVRKDGMSHEEFIDHWQTVHTPIAKEIEGVVRYQQVLPADAEAAEFDGIAELFFEDLEELYDALGSEGSRDYDPDRGKAKEAREDVDNFLAIDERPRLIGEEVVEKDEVDGDTDGLYKHSAFLVRKEGMTHEEFLDHWANEHVPLAREIPGVVRYARVVPTEPEHAEFDGIAELYFENLDALRAGLGHESSRDYDPDHPKALAPREDVDNFLSIEDRPRFVGQERLVRADDLE; encoded by the coding sequence ATGTACAAGCACGTAGCCTTGCTCGTCCGCAAGGACGGGATGAGCCACGAGGAGTTCATCGACCACTGGCAGACAGTCCACACCCCGATCGCGAAGGAGATCGAGGGCGTCGTCCGCTACCAGCAGGTGCTCCCGGCCGACGCCGAGGCCGCCGAGTTCGACGGCATCGCCGAACTGTTCTTCGAGGATCTCGAGGAACTGTACGACGCGCTGGGAAGCGAGGGCTCTCGTGACTACGACCCCGATCGCGGAAAGGCCAAGGAGGCCCGCGAGGACGTCGACAACTTCCTCGCGATCGACGAACGTCCCCGACTCATCGGTGAGGAGGTAGTCGAGAAAGACGAGGTCGACGGCGATACCGACGGCCTCTACAAACACTCCGCGTTCCTCGTCCGCAAGGAGGGGATGACTCACGAGGAGTTCCTCGACCACTGGGCGAACGAGCACGTCCCGCTCGCCCGGGAGATTCCCGGCGTCGTCCGCTACGCCCGCGTCGTCCCGACCGAACCCGAGCACGCCGAGTTCGACGGCATCGCCGAACTCTACTTCGAGAACCTCGACGCGCTGCGCGCCGGCCTCGGCCACGAGTCCTCCCGCGACTACGACCCCGACCACCCGAAGGCGCTCGCTCCTCGCGAGGACGTCGACAACTTCCTCTCGATCGAGGACCGTCCCCGCTTCGTCGGCCAGGAACGGCTGGTGCGCGCCGACGACCTCGAGTGA
- a CDS encoding GNAT family N-acetyltransferase, whose product MTTDTCAAWDPTNCEGTAGCPPRCPRFVDKRGEVLLVEPLTPARREALVAMYEAYPDAHRSMGLPPVRRVRIEEWLEGLVDHGTNFVARDGDRVVGHAAYAPASSLEPELIVFVDPDYHDRGIGSELCRQLIAAAADAGHEALVLDVDAANERAIHVYRQMGFEVVANNGSDRRMRLSFDEPIVDVVQLPPAERPAGA is encoded by the coding sequence ATGACGACCGACACCTGCGCCGCCTGGGACCCCACGAACTGCGAGGGGACCGCAGGCTGTCCGCCACGCTGTCCCCGGTTCGTCGACAAACGCGGCGAGGTTCTCCTGGTCGAACCGCTCACCCCGGCGCGCCGGGAGGCGCTCGTGGCGATGTACGAGGCGTACCCCGACGCTCATCGATCGATGGGACTGCCACCCGTCAGGCGCGTCCGGATCGAAGAGTGGCTCGAGGGTCTCGTCGATCACGGCACGAACTTCGTCGCCCGCGACGGCGATCGGGTCGTCGGCCACGCCGCGTACGCGCCGGCCTCGAGCCTCGAGCCCGAGCTGATCGTCTTCGTCGACCCCGACTACCACGACCGCGGGATCGGGAGCGAACTCTGTCGCCAGTTGATCGCCGCCGCGGCCGACGCCGGTCACGAAGCGCTCGTCCTCGACGTCGACGCGGCGAACGAGCGAGCGATCCACGTCTACCGTCAGATGGGCTTCGAAGTGGTAGCGAACAACGGGAGCGACCGCAGGATGCGGCTCTCGTTCGACGAACCGATCGTCGACGTCGTCCAGTTACCGCCCGCGGAGCGGCCGGCCGGCGCGTAA
- a CDS encoding universal stress protein — protein MYQILVGIDTNVDRASAQASTIESLPAASEEVSAILFHVFQDNPEGRSVQQLDAVRTVANSFDEAGVEYEYYEASGEPASELIRTAEEREVDMICLSGRKQTPTGKVIFGSVTQAVILGTDVPVVTVSPER, from the coding sequence ATGTATCAGATACTGGTCGGTATCGACACCAACGTCGACCGGGCGAGCGCACAGGCATCGACGATCGAGTCACTCCCTGCTGCGTCCGAGGAGGTTTCGGCGATCCTCTTTCACGTCTTCCAGGACAACCCCGAGGGTCGCTCGGTGCAACAACTCGACGCCGTTCGGACCGTCGCCAACTCGTTCGACGAAGCAGGGGTCGAGTACGAGTACTACGAGGCGAGCGGCGAGCCCGCGAGCGAACTCATCCGAACGGCCGAAGAACGCGAGGTGGACATGATCTGCCTGTCGGGACGGAAACAGACCCCGACGGGAAAGGTCATCTTCGGCAGCGTCACGCAGGCGGTTATCCTCGGAACGGACGTTCCGGTCGTCACGGTCAGTCCCGAGCGCTGA
- a CDS encoding MaoC/PaaZ C-terminal domain-containing protein: MAYSYEPHYFEDFEVGQTFESVGRTVTESDFAIHSMFTGDWTELHTNRHYAEEGHFDGRVAHGPMTFSLATGFVYRSGIVERTVYAFLGMNYMDIPNPVYMDDTISLDMEVTKTKELSSRDDVGLVTIDTTMTNQDDDVVFEGDMKFLIKRAE; this comes from the coding sequence ATGGCGTACAGCTACGAGCCCCACTACTTCGAAGACTTCGAAGTGGGGCAGACGTTCGAGAGCGTCGGCCGCACCGTCACCGAATCCGACTTCGCGATCCACTCGATGTTCACCGGCGACTGGACGGAACTGCACACCAACCGCCACTACGCCGAGGAGGGACACTTCGACGGCCGCGTCGCCCACGGCCCGATGACGTTCAGCCTGGCGACCGGCTTCGTCTACCGGAGCGGTATCGTCGAGCGCACCGTCTACGCGTTCCTCGGGATGAACTACATGGACATCCCGAACCCCGTCTACATGGACGACACGATCAGCCTCGACATGGAGGTCACGAAGACGAAAGAGCTCTCGAGTCGCGACGACGTGGGCCTGGTCACCATCGACACGACGATGACGAACCAGGACGACGACGTCGTCTTCGAGGGCGACATGAAGTTCCTGATCAAGCGCGCGGAGTGA
- a CDS encoding ABC transporter substrate-binding protein → MGDPTATDDDDGDDEDFDTVTLGILEPLTGEFSALGAERMQGNELGIEWVNESDEFDFEFEYEEFDTQTNPATASREAEEAIEDYGANFLTGAISSSSALAVADIAGREGAVYTPGAADISITGSECNEYVFRFETNTAQMTEVMAQWTYDELGDQIFYHIADYVYGESVRDEFEKRMESISGSYENVGETASDPGSTDFDAFITQIQNAADEADALVVGMTGADLAIFLSQAGERGLQDDIPIVTTTASFTPVRGGAGLGAVGTYSGIRYSHDLDTGDNQEFVEAYQEKFDGELPDNFSRVGFESIRMLARGIQEAGSRDPDVVKDVLGGLQHETIFGPNEFRECDGQAVNPVWMGELVEPDDGDVADVEILTGLDGEEAIPDCEETGCER, encoded by the coding sequence GTGGGGGATCCGACGGCCACCGACGATGACGACGGCGACGACGAGGACTTCGACACGGTCACCCTCGGCATCCTCGAGCCACTCACCGGCGAGTTCAGCGCACTCGGCGCAGAGCGAATGCAGGGGAACGAACTCGGCATCGAATGGGTCAATGAGAGCGACGAGTTCGACTTCGAGTTCGAGTACGAGGAGTTCGATACGCAAACCAACCCCGCGACGGCCAGTCGCGAGGCCGAGGAAGCCATCGAGGACTACGGCGCCAACTTCCTCACCGGCGCGATCAGCAGTTCGTCCGCGCTGGCGGTCGCCGACATCGCCGGCCGTGAAGGGGCCGTGTACACGCCGGGGGCGGCGGACATCTCGATCACCGGATCGGAGTGCAACGAGTACGTCTTCCGGTTCGAGACGAACACCGCCCAGATGACGGAAGTGATGGCTCAGTGGACGTACGACGAACTCGGCGATCAGATCTTCTATCACATCGCCGACTACGTCTACGGCGAGTCGGTCCGGGACGAGTTCGAGAAACGGATGGAGTCGATAAGCGGCTCCTACGAGAACGTCGGCGAGACCGCATCCGATCCCGGTTCGACGGATTTCGACGCGTTCATCACCCAGATCCAGAACGCCGCCGACGAGGCCGACGCCCTCGTAGTTGGAATGACGGGGGCTGACCTCGCGATCTTCCTCTCACAGGCCGGCGAGCGCGGGCTGCAAGACGACATCCCCATCGTGACGACGACGGCGTCGTTCACGCCCGTTCGAGGCGGTGCCGGACTTGGGGCCGTCGGTACCTACAGCGGCATCCGATACTCACACGATCTCGACACCGGCGACAATCAGGAGTTCGTCGAGGCCTATCAGGAGAAGTTCGACGGCGAGTTGCCGGACAACTTCTCCCGGGTCGGATTCGAGTCGATCCGGATGCTCGCCCGTGGCATCCAGGAAGCCGGCTCGCGTGACCCGGACGTCGTAAAAGACGTCCTCGGCGGCCTCCAGCACGAGACCATCTTCGGTCCCAACGAGTTCCGCGAGTGTGACGGGCAGGCAGTGAACCCGGTCTGGATGGGCGAACTCGTCGAACCTGACGATGGCGACGTCGCCGACGTCGAGATCCTGACCGGACTCGACGGCGAGGAAGCGATCCCGGACTGTGAAGAGACCGGCTGCGAACGGTAA
- a CDS encoding ABC transporter permease, translating to MVGAIIQQLFDGLTLGVVYVLLAAGLSVIFGVMHVINFAHGEMFALGAYFALALIAPFGGSAFFAALLIAPLIVGVIGVAIERYTVQPLYGRNPLYHILLTFGLVLVLNDLIYLIWGPGASSVPRPGIITGTIPLLGLSVSAYNLFIIVAGGLMAVAVWAMLEHTRYGLIIRAGSQDRQMVRNLGINIDRYYSLVFGMGAALAAFAGIILAGSRQVNPEMGMSVIIPAFVIVVLGGLGSFKGAVVGGLFVGILQESILRPYFPFLEGMVIFLLMIGILLIRPQGLFGTEAPEDESGELLTGTKGGFLDPQTRNRLGIAMIVLLALVPLGAGTLYSTFVVTLLIEILIWGLFALSLDFVMGYTGLVSLGHALFYGLGAYAVAITLVNVTESAIVALVLAIAVSAVIAWFVGFVSIRVAGVYFAMITLAFAELFYNAVYRLDTVELFGEERELTGGSEGIFGLDAYYGIAGVGVDLNEIGIFVGPTVLTGRSLFYYIALAALVAGFLLTRRMLRSPFGSVLKSIRENEQRATFLGYDTTVYKRRAFVVSGALAGMAGGLYTLFSGRVFPATAEWMVSGEVIVMVILGGMGTLYGPIIGSFSFFTLEYFLTGFTDRWRLVLGTIFVLFVIFLPRGLVSVPELLAPHLPGGPGPQPEPSPEDSSTRGDD from the coding sequence ATGGTTGGCGCAATTATACAACAGCTCTTCGATGGGTTGACGCTCGGTGTCGTATACGTACTGCTCGCCGCAGGGCTCTCGGTCATCTTCGGCGTCATGCACGTCATCAACTTCGCCCACGGTGAGATGTTCGCACTCGGTGCGTACTTCGCGCTGGCGCTGATCGCTCCGTTCGGTGGCTCGGCGTTTTTTGCCGCGTTGCTGATCGCGCCGTTGATCGTCGGCGTCATCGGCGTGGCGATCGAACGGTACACCGTCCAGCCACTGTACGGGCGAAACCCACTCTATCACATCCTGCTGACGTTCGGTCTGGTACTGGTGTTGAACGACCTGATCTACCTGATCTGGGGGCCCGGCGCCTCGAGCGTGCCGCGGCCAGGAATCATCACCGGAACGATTCCGCTGCTCGGGCTCAGCGTGAGCGCGTACAACCTCTTCATCATCGTCGCCGGCGGGCTGATGGCCGTCGCCGTCTGGGCGATGCTCGAACACACCAGGTACGGGCTCATCATCCGGGCCGGCTCGCAGGACCGACAGATGGTCCGGAATCTCGGGATCAACATCGATCGGTACTACTCGCTGGTCTTCGGCATGGGGGCGGCGCTGGCCGCGTTCGCCGGCATCATTCTCGCCGGGAGCAGGCAGGTCAACCCCGAGATGGGGATGTCCGTCATCATCCCGGCGTTCGTCATCGTCGTCCTCGGCGGGCTGGGGAGCTTCAAGGGTGCCGTCGTCGGCGGCCTGTTCGTCGGCATCCTCCAGGAGTCGATCCTGCGGCCGTACTTCCCGTTCCTCGAGGGGATGGTGATCTTCCTGTTGATGATCGGAATCCTCCTGATTCGGCCACAGGGGCTGTTCGGTACCGAGGCACCCGAAGACGAGAGTGGCGAGTTACTCACCGGGACCAAAGGCGGCTTCCTCGATCCACAGACGCGCAATCGACTGGGGATCGCGATGATCGTCTTACTCGCGCTGGTCCCCCTCGGTGCGGGAACGCTGTACTCGACGTTCGTCGTCACCCTGTTGATCGAGATCCTGATCTGGGGGCTGTTCGCACTCAGTCTCGACTTCGTGATGGGCTACACTGGGCTGGTGTCGCTCGGTCACGCGCTGTTCTACGGACTCGGCGCGTACGCAGTCGCGATCACGCTGGTGAACGTCACCGAGTCGGCGATCGTCGCACTCGTCCTGGCAATCGCGGTTTCCGCGGTGATCGCGTGGTTCGTCGGCTTCGTCTCGATCAGGGTGGCCGGTGTCTACTTCGCGATGATCACACTCGCGTTCGCCGAGCTGTTCTACAACGCAGTCTATCGGCTCGATACAGTCGAGCTGTTCGGCGAGGAACGTGAACTCACCGGCGGCTCTGAAGGAATCTTCGGGCTCGACGCCTACTACGGGATCGCCGGCGTCGGCGTCGACCTCAACGAGATCGGTATCTTCGTCGGTCCGACGGTGCTCACCGGTCGATCGCTGTTCTACTACATCGCCCTGGCGGCGCTGGTGGCCGGGTTCTTATTGACCCGGCGGATGCTCCGATCGCCGTTCGGCTCGGTGCTCAAATCCATCCGCGAGAACGAGCAACGGGCGACGTTCCTCGGCTACGATACGACCGTCTACAAGCGCCGGGCGTTCGTCGTCAGCGGTGCACTCGCTGGCATGGCAGGCGGGCTGTACACCCTCTTCTCGGGGCGCGTCTTCCCGGCCACCGCCGAGTGGATGGTCTCCGGTGAGGTGATCGTGATGGTCATCCTCGGTGGGATGGGGACGCTCTACGGGCCGATCATCGGTTCGTTCTCGTTTTTCACCCTCGAGTACTTCCTCACGGGGTTCACCGACCGCTGGCGACTCGTGCTCGGGACGATCTTCGTCCTGTTCGTGATCTTCCTGCCCCGGGGACTGGTCTCGGTGCCGGAACTGCTCGCACCCCACCTGCCGGGCGGGCCAGGTCCACAGCCTGAACCGTCGCCGGAGGACTCAAGCACGAGGGGTGATGACTGA
- a CDS encoding ABC transporter ATP-binding protein, which yields MAMDAQEREQAVGGDTILQTDGLVKKFGEFTATDHVDLEVERGEFRSIIGPNGAGKTTLFNLISGALPVTDGAIYFDGEDITDLSPPQRVRRGIGRSFQISNIFGGLSVRENVRLAAQSVHRDEYNFVESLFKPTDQYERMNEDTDRILERVGLEDLAEEEADALAYGDRRRLEIGVVLATDPDLVLFDEPTAGMSVEETQGTIDLIEEVLVDQTLLLIEHDIELVMTLSDRITVLNRGEILAEGTPEEVANDQAVQDAYLGGMVE from the coding sequence ATGGCCATGGACGCACAGGAACGGGAACAAGCCGTCGGCGGGGACACGATCCTTCAGACCGACGGCCTCGTCAAGAAGTTCGGCGAGTTCACCGCGACCGACCACGTCGACCTCGAGGTCGAACGCGGGGAGTTCCGGAGCATCATCGGCCCGAACGGCGCGGGCAAGACCACGCTGTTCAACCTGATCTCGGGCGCGCTCCCGGTCACCGACGGCGCGATCTACTTCGACGGCGAGGACATCACCGACCTCTCGCCTCCCCAGCGCGTTCGCCGCGGGATCGGTCGATCGTTCCAGATATCGAATATCTTCGGCGGGCTCTCCGTCCGCGAGAACGTCAGACTCGCGGCCCAGTCGGTCCATCGCGACGAGTACAACTTCGTCGAGTCGCTGTTCAAACCGACCGACCAGTACGAACGAATGAACGAGGATACCGACCGCATCCTCGAGCGGGTCGGACTCGAAGACCTCGCCGAGGAGGAAGCGGACGCACTCGCCTACGGTGACCGACGGCGCCTCGAGATCGGCGTCGTGTTGGCCACCGACCCCGACCTCGTCCTGTTCGACGAGCCGACCGCCGGGATGAGCGTCGAGGAGACCCAGGGGACGATCGACCTGATCGAGGAGGTGCTGGTCGACCAGACCCTGTTGCTGATCGAACACGACATCGAACTCGTCATGACGCTCTCCGATCGAATCACCGTGTTGAACCGTGGCGAGATCCTCGCGGAGGGAACGCCGGAGGAGGTCGCAAACGATCAGGCCGTCCAGGACGCCTACCTCGGGGGGATGGTCGAATGA
- a CDS encoding ABC transporter ATP-binding protein, with the protein MSTNPILTVDGIHSGYGETKVLHDLSLEIREGEVVSLVGRNGAGKTTTLRTIMGIIHPTSGSVVYRGDDISDLDATETVKRGISLVPEERRIFPELTVMENLEIADLGGGTDADSMSIDEALDMFENLKERTENAGSSLSGGEQQMLAIARALVGGADVVLLDEPTEGLAPYIVQDVMDIVRELNDRGITVLLVEQNVHVGLALADRNYVINQGEIVWEGTSEELEADEEILDTYLGVTA; encoded by the coding sequence ATGAGCACCAACCCGATCCTCACGGTCGATGGCATCCACTCGGGCTACGGCGAGACGAAGGTCCTTCACGATCTCTCCCTCGAGATTCGGGAAGGCGAAGTCGTCTCGCTGGTCGGCCGCAACGGCGCCGGGAAGACGACCACGCTGCGGACGATCATGGGCATCATCCACCCGACGTCCGGCTCCGTCGTCTACCGCGGTGACGACATCTCCGACCTCGACGCGACCGAGACGGTAAAGCGCGGGATCTCGCTCGTTCCCGAGGAACGCCGGATCTTCCCCGAGCTTACCGTCATGGAGAACTTAGAGATCGCCGACTTAGGCGGCGGAACGGACGCCGACTCGATGTCGATCGACGAGGCCCTCGACATGTTCGAGAACCTCAAAGAGCGGACGGAGAACGCCGGCTCGTCGCTCTCGGGCGGCGAACAGCAGATGCTCGCGATCGCTCGAGCGCTCGTCGGCGGTGCCGACGTCGTCCTGCTCGACGAACCCACCGAGGGGCTCGCCCCCTACATCGTCCAGGACGTGATGGACATCGTCCGCGAGCTCAACGACCGCGGCATCACGGTCCTGCTCGTCGAGCAGAACGTCCACGTCGGGCTCGCGCTCGCCGACCGCAACTACGTCATCAACCAGGGCGAGATCGTCTGGGAAGGCACCTCCGAAGAACTCGAGGCCGACGAAGAGATCCTCGATACGTACCTCGGCGTCACCGCCTGA